The following proteins are encoded in a genomic region of Grus americana isolate bGruAme1 chromosome 5, bGruAme1.mat, whole genome shotgun sequence:
- the TRAF6 gene encoding TNF receptor-associated factor 6: MSLLYSDNSCGARDGESGCCAAMASACSVGAKEDSVSVSSGTGNPASSFTEETQGYDVEFDPPLESKYECPICLMALREAVQTPCGHRFCKGCIVKSIRDAGHKCPVDNEILLENQLFPDNFAKREILSLTVKCPNKGCSMKMELRHLEDHQSQCDFSAVECPQCQGTFQKNHLKEHITQECPRRQVCCPNCATSMAYEDKELHDQTCPLANVFCEYCDTVLIREQMPNHYDNDCPTAPVPCFYSAFGCPEKMQRNELARHMQEFTQVHMRMMAQSFQNISVTATNPVPFINGLPFDPALFSHVSHATYDCNPEVENFKETIQQLEGRLVRQDHQIRELIAKMETQNTHMAELKRTIRNLEGRITEMEAQQCNGIYIWKIENFSGLQKAQEEERPVVMHSPGFYTGKPGYKLCLRLHIQLPNAQRCANFISLFVHTMQGEYDSHLPWPFQGTIRLSILDQSEGPERQNHEEVMEAKPELLAFQRPTIHRNPKGFGYVTFMHLENLKQRTFIKDDTLLVRCEVLTRLDLNSLRREGFQARSTDGAM; the protein is encoded by the exons ATGAGCTTGCTATATAGCGATAACAGTTGTGGAGCCCGAGACGGGGAAAGCGGCTGCTGTGCAGCCATGGCCAGTGCCTGCAGCGTTGGAGCGAAAGAAGACAGCGTAAGCGTCAGCAGTGGGACTGGAAACCCTGCAAGTTCTTTCACAGAGGAGACACAAGGCTATGATGTGGAGTTTGATCCGCCCTTGGAAAGTAAATATGAATGCCCAATCTGTTTGATGGCTCTTCGGGAAGCAGTGCAGACACCATGTGGACACCGTTTCTGCAAAGGCTGCATTGTCAAATCAATAAG AGATGCAGGTCACAAATGTCCAGTAGACAACGAAATTCTGCTCGAAAATCAACTTTTTCCTGACAACTTCGCTAAACGGGAAATCCTTTCATTAACGGTTAAGTGTCCCAACAAGGGCTGCAGTATGAAGATGGAACTGAGGCATTTAGAG GACCACCAGTCGCAGTGTGATTTTTCCGCTGTGGAATGCCCACAGTGCCAAGGAACCTTCCAGAAGAACCATCTCAAAGAGCACATTACACAGGAGTGTCCAAGGCGTCAAGTCTGTTGTCCAAACTGTGCTACGTCTATGGCCTATGAAGATAAAGAG CTTCATGACCAAACTTGCCCACTGGCCAATGTATTTTGTGAATATTGCGATACAGTGCTCATCAGAGAGCAG ATGCCTAACCATTATGACAATGATTGTCCTACTGCTCCCGTGCCATGTTTTTACAGTGCCTTTGGATGTCCTGAAAAG ATGCAAAGGAATGAACTGGCACGACATATGCAGGAGTTCACTCAGGTTCACATGAGAATGATGGCTCAGAGTTTTCAAAATATCAGCGTTACTGCTACAAATCCTGTACCCTTCATCAATGGCCTACCCTTTGACCCTGCCCTCTTTTCACACGTGTCACATGCCACGTATGATTGTAATCCAGAAGTTGAAAACTTCAAAGAAACTATTCAGCAGTTGGAAGGTCGTCTGGTAAGACAAGATCACCAAATCAGAGAACTCATTGCTAAAATGGAGACTCAGAACACTCACATGGCAGAACTCAAACGTACTATCCGAAATTTGGAGGGAAGGATTACTGAAATGGAGGCACAGCAATGTAATGGTATTTATATCTGGAAGATTGAGAACTTCAGTGGACTTCAGAaagcccaggaagaagagaGACCTGTTGTGATGCACAGTCCTGGCTTCTACACTGGAAAGCCTGGCTACAAGCTGTGTTTGCGCCTGCATATCCAATTACCAAATGCTCAGCGTTGTGCTAATTTTATATCTCTGTTTGTCCACACTATGCAAGGAGAATATGACAGCCATCTGCCTTGGCCTTTCCAAGGCACTATACGACTTTCTATTTTGGATCAGTCAGAAGGCCCCGAAAGGCAGAATCATGAAGAAGTAATGGAAGCCAAGCCAGAGTTACTAGCCTTCCAGAGACCAACAATTCACCGCAATCCAAAAGGTTTTGGTTATGTGACTTTCATGCACCTGGAAAACTTGAAACAAAGAACCTTCATAAAGGATGATACCCTTCTGGTGCGCTGCGAAGTTCTAACACGTCTAGATTTAAACAGTCTCCGCAGAGAAGGATTTCAAGCTCGCAGTACTGATGGAGCTATGTAG